Part of the Methylovirgula sp. 4M-Z18 genome is shown below.
CGACGTCACGGCCGGCGTGAATGTGGAACGCGCGCTGAAAGAGCGCAATCAGGCGCTGATCGATGCGGAAAAGCTGCGCAACGATTTCGTGCATCACGTGTCCTACGAGCTGCGCTCGCCACTTACCAGCATCACCGGCTTCATCGAGCTCCTGGGCGGCGAGATGGTCGGGCCGCTCAACGCCAAGCAGCGCGAATATTGCGAGGCGATCAGTAAATCCTCCGCCGCCTTGCTCGCGATCATCGGCGACATTCTCGACCTTGCCACCATCGACCGCGGTGCCATGGCGCTGGAACTCTCGAGTGTCGATGTGGAAAAGACCATTGCCGCAGCGGCGCTCGGTGTGCAGGACCGCATCGACGAAATGAAGCTGCGGCTCGACATTTCGGTCGCCCCCGACATCGACCCGTTCGTCGCCGATGTGAAGCGGCTGCGACAGATCCTATTCAATCTCCTGTCCAATGCGGTCGGCTTCTCGCAGCCACATCAGGTCGTGTCCCTCAGCGCGGCGCGGCAGGGCGAGGAGATCGTCTTCACCGTGCGCGATTCCGGCCGTGGCATTCCGCGCGAATTGCTTGATCGCGTGTTCAACCGTTTCGAGACCCACACCAACGGCTCGCGCCATCGCGGCGTGGGGCTTGGCCTCGCCATGGTGCGCAGCTTCGTCGAATTGCACGGTGGCCGCGTGCACATCGAGTCCGTGCGCGGCGAGGGCACGACAGTCACATGTATTTTTCCCGCGTCGCCGGTGACGCAGCGATTGCAAGAAAAGGATAGACCCGATGACGTTTCAATCGTCGACGCAGCAATCCATCTGGCGCATTGATCTGCCGAACGAGCCGGCGACCGAAGCCTTGGCGTTCGAGGTTGCGCAGCTTGTCGGCGCCGACGATCTGATCACGCTGTCCGGCGATTTGGGCGCTGGCAAAACGACCTTCGCGCGGGCGCTCATCCGTCATCTGACGGGCGAACGCAGCCTCGAAGTGCCAAGCCCCACCTTCACCTTGATGCAGGTTTATGACGGCCGCGAATTTCCGGTCGTGCATGCGGATCTCTATCGCATCAAGGATCCGGAGGAACTCGGCGACCTCGGCTGGGAAGAGGCCTCGGATGGCGCACTGATCATGGTGGAATGGCCCGAGCGCGCCGGCTCGGCCTTGACCGCCGACCGGCTCAACATTTCCTTCTTCCTCGACCCGGCGAAGGGCACTGGCTACCGGCACGTGGTGCTCACAGGTGTCGGCAAATTCGCCGCGAGTGTCGCGCGGGCCAAGGCCACCGATGCGTTGCTCGGGTCGAGCGGCTGGGCCGAGGCGCAGCGCATCTTCATGCTCGGCGACGCCTCGACCAGGGCTTACGAGCGGCTGCGCAAGCCGAAGGGCGACCAGGCGGTGCTGATGATTTCGCCGCCGCGGCCGGACGGGCCACCGGTCCGGTTTGGCCGGCCCTACAGTGCGATCGCCAAGCTTGCGGAAAACATCCGGCCGTTCATTGCCGTGGATTTGGGGTTGCGGGAGCTGGGCTATTCGGCGCCGGCGATCTACGCGCAGGACATGGAAGGCGGCCTCGCGATTCTCGAGGATCTTGGCGACGCCTTCGTCACGGGGCCGGACGGTCCGGTGCCGGAACGCTATAGCGAGGCGATTGCGCTGCTTGCCGATCTGCATGCCAAATCGCTGCCCGAAACCCTGACGCTGCCGGATGGCGAGAGCTACCGCATTCCGATCTACGACATCGATGCGATGCTGATCGAGGTCGAACTGATTTGCGATTGGTACGCGCCCTACATTGCCGGCGCTTCGCTCACCTCCAGCGCGCGCGCGACCTTCGTCGCCCTGTGGCGCGACCTATTGAGCGAGATTCTGGTGGCGCCGGCGACCTGGGTGTTGCGCGACTATCATTCGCCCAATCTGTTGTGGCTCGCCGATCGCAAGGGCTTTCAGCGCGTCGGCCTGATCGACTTCCAGGATTGCGTGCTCGGCCATCCGGCCTATGACGTGGTCTCTTTGCTGCAGGACGCGCGCGTCGATGTGCCGGCGGCGCTCGAAATGCGGCTGCTGGGCGAATATGTGCGCGCGCGCCGCGCCGCGCAGAAGGATTTCGACACGACGAGCTTTGCCCGCGCCTATGCGATCATGGG
Proteins encoded:
- the tsaE gene encoding tRNA (adenosine(37)-N6)-threonylcarbamoyltransferase complex ATPase subunit type 1 TsaE codes for the protein MTFQSSTQQSIWRIDLPNEPATEALAFEVAQLVGADDLITLSGDLGAGKTTFARALIRHLTGERSLEVPSPTFTLMQVYDGREFPVVHADLYRIKDPEELGDLGWEEASDGALIMVEWPERAGSALTADRLNISFFLDPAKGTGYRHVVLTGVGKFAASVARAKATDALLGSSGWAEAQRIFMLGDASTRAYERLRKPKGDQAVLMISPPRPDGPPVRFGRPYSAIAKLAENIRPFIAVDLGLRELGYSAPAIYAQDMEGGLAILEDLGDAFVTGPDGPVPERYSEAIALLADLHAKSLPETLTLPDGESYRIPIYDIDAMLIEVELICDWYAPYIAGASLTSSARATFVALWRDLLSEILVAPATWVLRDYHSPNLLWLADRKGFQRVGLIDFQDCVLGHPAYDVVSLLQDARVDVPAALEMRLLGEYVRARRAAQKDFDTTSFARAYAIMGAQRATKILGIFARLDKRDNKPQYLAHIPRLERYLAKCLAHEALEPVRAWCQDNLPRAIAAEVQ